From the Ruminiclostridium josui JCM 17888 genome, one window contains:
- a CDS encoding NAD(P)/FAD-dependent oxidoreductase, with protein sequence MKSKILIIGAGYAGILTAKKLAKKFKKNDDVTITIIDKNPFHTMLTELHEVAANRVDEDSIKISLSKVFAGRKVNVVLDTVESIDFENNKVTGNCGTYEYEYLVLAAGSKPTYFGVPGAEEFSHKLWSFDDAVNLREHIHSCFRKAATETNPEKKKRLLTFHVVGAGFTGVEMVGELAEYVPILCEKYEIDRKDVSIYNVDVLTRTVPNLPEKLSNKVENRLKKMGVTMMLNNGVVGVGEDFIETKNGDKVTRHAAGTVIWAAGIESSDITNEAAKTLQSAARGRIKLDSYLRSLDNDHVYVVGDNMLYTAEGEERPVPQMVENCEQSAAVAAKNIYSAITGKGEMTVYKPSFHGMMVCIGGRYGVARVGFPNFMFNLPSFLAMFAKHFINIIYFIQVLGWNKIFSYVKHEFFTIRNCRSFVGGHFSNRTPSFLLVALRIWLGAVWLFEGVMKIVEGWFDKPHLKAFFGGANGWYDSILKGAVEGTSGATGESAKAVAEAVSSATVAGGGEAVTEGISKIGTTIINFDFLSLFRIIFVSGKELAESALSDFAFRLDIPLMNTFVNKVILANDSIQMFMQISIVIAEILIGLALIGGLFTTPASAVSLILQFMFVCTTGLYLGTFWMIFAGIAVLIGAGRTFGLDYYVMPFLKRQWKKLPIVKKWYIYND encoded by the coding sequence TTGAAAAGCAAAATACTTATTATTGGAGCAGGCTATGCGGGAATACTTACTGCTAAGAAACTGGCTAAGAAATTTAAGAAAAATGATGATGTTACCATTACTATAATTGATAAAAATCCATTTCATACAATGCTCACCGAGCTGCACGAGGTAGCTGCAAATCGTGTTGATGAAGATAGTATCAAAATCAGTTTGAGTAAGGTATTTGCAGGAAGAAAGGTTAATGTCGTACTGGATACCGTAGAATCCATTGATTTTGAAAATAATAAAGTTACCGGAAACTGCGGCACATATGAATATGAATATCTTGTACTGGCAGCAGGTTCAAAACCGACATATTTTGGTGTACCCGGTGCTGAAGAATTTTCCCATAAACTTTGGTCATTCGATGATGCTGTTAACTTAAGAGAACATATTCATAGCTGCTTCAGAAAGGCTGCTACAGAAACGAATCCTGAAAAGAAAAAGAGACTTCTGACTTTTCATGTGGTAGGAGCAGGCTTTACAGGAGTTGAAATGGTAGGAGAACTTGCAGAATATGTTCCTATCCTATGTGAAAAATATGAAATAGACAGAAAAGACGTAAGTATATACAACGTTGACGTATTAACACGTACAGTTCCAAACTTGCCTGAAAAGCTTTCAAATAAGGTAGAAAACCGCTTGAAGAAAATGGGCGTTACCATGATGCTTAATAATGGCGTTGTAGGAGTCGGAGAGGACTTTATTGAAACAAAAAATGGGGACAAGGTTACAAGACATGCTGCTGGAACAGTTATATGGGCGGCGGGTATAGAAAGCTCAGATATTACAAACGAGGCTGCAAAAACTCTTCAATCTGCTGCAAGAGGTCGTATAAAGCTTGACTCATACCTGCGTTCACTTGATAACGACCATGTATACGTAGTTGGAGACAATATGCTCTATACAGCTGAAGGAGAGGAAAGACCTGTTCCCCAGATGGTAGAGAACTGTGAGCAAAGTGCAGCAGTTGCAGCAAAGAACATTTACAGTGCAATAACAGGTAAAGGCGAAATGACAGTTTACAAGCCTTCCTTCCATGGAATGATGGTATGTATAGGTGGAAGGTATGGTGTAGCAAGAGTTGGATTTCCGAATTTTATGTTCAATTTACCGTCCTTTCTTGCAATGTTTGCAAAACATTTTATAAATATTATTTATTTTATACAGGTACTTGGCTGGAACAAAATATTCAGCTATGTAAAACATGAATTCTTTACTATAAGAAATTGCAGAAGCTTTGTTGGGGGACATTTCTCTAACAGAACTCCAAGCTTTTTGCTTGTGGCTCTCAGAATATGGCTTGGAGCAGTTTGGCTCTTTGAAGGTGTTATGAAGATTGTTGAGGGGTGGTTTGATAAGCCTCATTTGAAAGCATTCTTTGGAGGAGCTAATGGATGGTATGACAGTATTTTAAAGGGTGCGGTAGAAGGGACAAGTGGTGCAACTGGTGAATCAGCAAAGGCAGTTGCAGAAGCAGTTTCCTCGGCGACAGTCGCAGGAGGCGGAGAAGCAGTAACAGAAGGAATTAGTAAGATAGGAACTACAATAATTAACTTCGATTTCTTAAGCCTGTTTCGTATTATATTTGTTAGCGGTAAGGAACTTGCAGAGTCTGCATTGAGTGATTTTGCATTTAGACTTGATATACCTTTAATGAATACTTTTGTTAATAAAGTTATACTTGCAAATGATTCTATTCAAATGTTTATGCAGATTTCAATAGTAATAGCTGAAATCTTAATAGGTCTTGCGTTGATAGGTGGCTTGTTCACCACACCGGCTTCAGCAGTATCACTTATATTGCAGTTTATGTTTGTGTGTACAACAGGCTTGTATTTAGGAACCTTCTGGATGATTTTTGCTGGAATTGCCGTATTAATTGGTGCTGGAAGAACCTTCGGACTTGATTATTATGTAATGCCGTTTTTGAAAAGACAGTGGAAAAAGCTGCCTATCGTAAAAAAATGGTATATATATAACGATTAA
- a CDS encoding NADH:flavin oxidoreductase has protein sequence MKLLSEPLSAGNLKLSNRLVMPPMATAKSEDDGKASRKIIEYYDEKSKGGHIGLVIIEHSYISKEGKASSNQLSIADDSVIENLKKLSDVIHKNGSKAIMQINHAGSATSDKITGLSPVGPSAVSHPRNPNVVPKELAIEGINGIISSFASAAKRVKEAGFDGVEIHSAHGYLLNQFFSPISNKRSDEYGGNVLNRIKIHLQVIDAVKKAVGEDFTVLLRLGASDYMEGGTTIEDSIIAAREFQKVGVAALDISGGFCGYVKPDANEEGYFWPLTKAIKEQVSIPVILTGGITEAESAEKLLADGKADLIGVGRAILSDSDWAARAMGI, from the coding sequence GTGAAATTGCTGAGTGAACCCTTAAGTGCTGGAAATCTGAAATTAAGCAACAGATTGGTTATGCCGCCCATGGCTACTGCAAAGTCTGAAGATGACGGAAAAGCTAGCCGTAAAATTATTGAATATTACGATGAAAAGTCAAAGGGAGGCCATATAGGTCTTGTTATTATTGAACACAGTTATATAAGCAAGGAAGGCAAGGCTAGTAGTAATCAGTTGTCCATAGCTGATGACAGTGTAATAGAAAATCTAAAAAAATTATCGGATGTAATCCACAAAAATGGCTCAAAGGCTATAATGCAGATTAATCATGCAGGAAGTGCAACTTCTGACAAAATAACAGGATTAAGTCCTGTAGGTCCTTCTGCAGTATCACATCCGAGAAATCCCAATGTTGTTCCCAAAGAGCTTGCCATAGAAGGAATAAATGGTATAATCAGTTCATTTGCAAGTGCTGCTAAAAGGGTTAAAGAAGCAGGATTTGACGGTGTTGAGATACATTCAGCTCACGGATACCTTCTGAATCAGTTTTTCTCACCAATAAGTAATAAGCGTTCCGATGAATATGGCGGAAATGTTTTAAACAGAATAAAAATACACCTGCAGGTAATAGATGCTGTAAAAAAAGCAGTAGGAGAGGACTTTACAGTTTTACTGAGACTTGGGGCATCCGATTATATGGAGGGTGGCACCACAATAGAGGACAGCATTATAGCAGCTCGTGAATTTCAAAAGGTAGGGGTGGCGGCTTTAGATATTTCAGGGGGCTTCTGCGGATATGTTAAGCCAGATGCAAATGAGGAAGGTTACTTCTGGCCTTTGACAAAAGCAATCAAGGAACAGGTTTCCATTCCTGTCATACTTACAGGAGGAATCACTGAGGCAGAGTCGGCAGAAAAGCTTTTGGCCGACGGAAAAGCTGATTTGATAGGAGTAGGTAGAGCAATTTTGAGTGATTCTGATTGGGCTGCCCGTGCGATGGGTATATAA
- a CDS encoding LysM peptidoglycan-binding domain-containing protein, producing the protein MRIHVVKPGESIYSIAQQYRVSPQKIISDNELTNPGQLVIGQTLVILEGTRRHVVAPGESVYSIARSYKISINELLAANPQISVSSQIQPGMVITIPPVTYDYGPMEVNGYAFPNIDMNVLRKTLPNLTYLSIFSYQVSLDGNLKSIPDEPLIEAARAARVAPLMVITNIKEGGGFDSDIAHSILTNETAQTNLINNVTRILRQKNYFGLDIDFEYIYPYDRESYNNFLRRVVRTLRPLGYTITTALAPKISATQQGKLYEAHDYPVHGALVDHVILMTYEWGFTYSAPMAVSPITGVKRVLDYAVTVIPRRKIFMGMSNYGYDWTLPYTPGTAARTVTNVGAVDLARREGAEIQFDEVSQAPFFYYYADDGKQHVVWFEDARSIFARLTLAHEYRLGGVSYWTINRYFPQNWLVLSSIFNIRKLL; encoded by the coding sequence TTGAGAATTCATGTTGTTAAACCAGGTGAAAGTATATATTCAATTGCGCAGCAATACAGGGTTTCACCGCAAAAAATAATATCTGATAATGAACTGACCAACCCGGGACAGCTGGTTATAGGACAAACTTTGGTTATATTGGAGGGAACCAGACGACATGTTGTAGCACCTGGTGAATCAGTTTATTCAATAGCAAGGTCCTATAAAATAAGTATTAATGAATTGCTGGCAGCCAATCCTCAGATTTCTGTCTCATCACAAATACAGCCTGGAATGGTTATTACAATACCTCCGGTAACCTATGATTACGGGCCTATGGAAGTTAACGGCTATGCTTTTCCTAATATTGATATGAATGTATTAAGAAAAACTTTGCCCAATCTGACTTACCTTAGTATTTTTAGTTATCAGGTAAGTCTTGACGGAAATCTTAAGTCCATACCCGATGAACCGCTTATTGAGGCTGCAAGAGCTGCTAGAGTAGCCCCGCTTATGGTTATAACAAACATAAAAGAAGGTGGAGGTTTTGACAGCGATATTGCACATTCAATACTTACAAACGAGACAGCACAGACAAATCTTATTAATAACGTTACCAGAATTTTAAGACAGAAGAATTATTTTGGTTTGGATATTGATTTTGAGTATATATATCCATATGACAGAGAGAGTTACAATAACTTCCTGAGACGGGTGGTAAGAACTCTTAGACCTCTTGGTTATACCATTACTACGGCACTAGCTCCTAAGATATCAGCTACTCAGCAGGGAAAATTGTATGAGGCTCATGATTATCCTGTTCACGGAGCATTGGTTGACCATGTTATACTTATGACTTACGAGTGGGGATTCACATATAGTGCACCAATGGCAGTATCTCCTATAACCGGGGTAAAACGTGTTCTTGATTATGCTGTAACAGTTATACCAAGAAGAAAGATATTCATGGGAATGTCGAATTACGGTTATGACTGGACATTACCATATACTCCGGGAACTGCTGCAAGAACTGTTACTAACGTAGGCGCAGTGGACCTTGCCAGAAGAGAAGGGGCTGAAATCCAGTTTGATGAAGTATCTCAGGCACCTTTCTTCTATTACTATGCAGATGACGGAAAGCAGCATGTAGTATGGTTTGAAGATGCCAGAAGTATATTTGCCAGACTGACTCTTGCTCATGAATACAGACTAGGTGGAGTAAGTTACTGGACAATAAACCGCTACTTCCCACAGAATTGGTTGGTTTTAAGCTCTATTTTTAATATAAGAAAGTTACTCTAA
- a CDS encoding DUF1858 domain-containing protein, which produces MITKDWSITDIVEKYPKTAEILMNHGMHCFGCMAARFENIEQGAMAHGINVDELIKELNEAIKE; this is translated from the coding sequence ATGATAACTAAGGACTGGTCAATAACTGATATAGTTGAGAAATATCCTAAAACTGCAGAAATATTGATGAACCACGGAATGCACTGTTTTGGATGTATGGCAGCAAGATTTGAAAACATAGAACAGGGTGCCATGGCTCACGGTATAAATGTAGATGAATTAATAAAAGAGCTTAACGAGGCAATAAAAGAATAA
- a CDS encoding Gx transporter family protein, with amino-acid sequence MNNSRNSMTKTKQLVLTALLFAVALVLSVVENSFPPISAGIPGIKLGLSNIAVMFALFFLYKRQAFTIAILKALFVLSTRGPIAGLLSFGGGVLSIFIMALLVFVFKDRVSYLILSIFGSVSHNVGQFIIISILYTNMYLWVYLPVLLVAGVIAGIATSTLLRFILPALKKLV; translated from the coding sequence ATGAACAATTCAAGGAACAGTATGACAAAAACTAAACAACTGGTTCTTACTGCACTACTTTTTGCTGTTGCCTTGGTACTTTCTGTAGTTGAGAATTCATTTCCGCCCATATCCGCGGGAATTCCCGGTATAAAGCTGGGACTATCAAACATTGCTGTTATGTTTGCATTATTCTTTCTATACAAAAGACAAGCTTTTACAATTGCTATTTTAAAGGCACTGTTTGTATTGTCTACAAGAGGCCCCATAGCTGGCTTACTTAGTTTTGGCGGAGGAGTTTTGTCCATATTTATAATGGCACTGCTGGTATTTGTTTTTAAGGATAGAGTTTCTTATCTGATTCTAAGTATATTTGGCTCAGTATCTCATAATGTGGGTCAGTTTATTATAATATCAATTCTATATACAAACATGTATCTTTGGGTTTATCTGCCTGTGCTTTTAGTTGCAGGAGTAATCGCAGGGATAGCAACGTCTACCTTACTTAGGTTTATTTTGCCGGCTCTTAAAAAGCTGGTTTAA
- a CDS encoding DUF1646 family protein, with amino-acid sequence MIIGLLIVLALILILPFVFKPIEHNLEYFLLVMGIAATLISGTLSSGLLLHIFENYLLYFITGAVLVAGFIFRISVGKIKKFVGYATERLPIGIFVFLLIIVLGLISSLITAIIAALILVEIVHVLPFKHSQKVKLTVISCFAIGLGSALTPIGEPLATIVVSSLKADFTYLFRNIGIYVIPGVLVMATLGAVAAKMMHKANLREIEGENSWKDENEGILELESKKAVFVRAIKIFLFIIALELLGSGFKPLINTYVIHLPSMLLYWINISSAVLDNATLAAAEVSPAMSTKQIQAILMGLLLSGGMLIPGNIPNIISAGKLSIKSREWAKIGLPLGLVLLIIYFVIIFFI; translated from the coding sequence ATGATTATCGGACTTTTGATTGTACTAGCATTAATATTAATACTACCCTTTGTATTTAAGCCCATAGAACATAATCTGGAGTACTTTTTGCTTGTTATGGGAATTGCAGCAACATTAATTTCAGGTACACTCTCTAGTGGTCTACTGCTTCACATATTTGAAAACTATCTACTTTATTTTATAACTGGTGCTGTACTGGTAGCCGGATTTATTTTCAGGATTTCAGTAGGCAAAATCAAGAAATTTGTAGGATATGCCACAGAGCGTTTACCTATAGGTATTTTTGTTTTTTTGCTAATAATAGTTTTAGGCCTAATTTCCAGTCTAATTACAGCTATAATTGCCGCTTTGATACTTGTCGAGATAGTGCACGTACTACCATTCAAGCACAGCCAGAAGGTAAAGCTAACCGTAATATCCTGTTTTGCAATTGGTTTGGGTTCAGCCCTTACTCCTATCGGAGAGCCTCTTGCGACTATAGTAGTTTCCTCTTTAAAAGCTGATTTTACTTATCTTTTCAGGAACATAGGCATATATGTTATTCCTGGGGTCCTTGTTATGGCGACACTTGGAGCTGTGGCTGCAAAAATGATGCATAAAGCAAATCTAAGGGAAATTGAAGGAGAAAACAGCTGGAAGGATGAAAATGAAGGAATATTGGAATTGGAAAGTAAAAAAGCAGTGTTTGTTCGTGCCATAAAAATATTCTTATTTATAATCGCATTAGAACTGTTGGGTTCCGGATTTAAGCCTCTTATAAACACATATGTCATTCACTTGCCCAGTATGTTATTATACTGGATAAATATATCTTCTGCTGTACTGGACAATGCAACACTTGCAGCTGCCGAAGTAAGCCCAGCCATGAGTACTAAACAGATTCAGGCGATTCTCATGGGACTGCTGCTAAGCGGCGGAATGCTTATTCCTGGAAATATTCCCAATATTATATCCGCAGGGAAACTTAGTATTAAGAGTCGAGAATGGGCAAAAATCGGGCTTCCATTGGGGTTGGTTCTGCTTATTATTTATTTCGTAATAATATTCTTTATATAG
- a CDS encoding manganese catalase family protein, with amino-acid sequence MFKHDKALLQDVQVDGPNPNYAAMLQEQLGGPQGELKAALQYLSQSFRIKDPEIKDLFLDIAAEELGHMEMVAQTINLLNGHVLDAKNATVGNIEAHVLTGLTPMLSNASGQLWTAAYVNETGDLPADILSNIAAEQRAKVVYEYLYRQITDKGVRRTIDFLLNREEAHNTMFREAFNKIQDTGSLKDWGITKDSKLYFNLSTPGNQFFNADNPQPASFQNPNSQQPQQH; translated from the coding sequence ATGTTTAAACATGATAAAGCACTTTTACAAGATGTTCAGGTAGATGGCCCAAATCCTAACTATGCTGCAATGCTCCAGGAACAGTTGGGGGGCCCTCAGGGTGAACTCAAAGCCGCTTTGCAATATCTTTCACAGAGTTTCAGAATAAAGGATCCAGAGATAAAGGACTTGTTTCTGGATATCGCCGCAGAAGAATTGGGCCATATGGAAATGGTTGCACAAACAATAAATTTACTAAACGGCCATGTTCTTGATGCTAAAAATGCTACTGTTGGTAACATAGAAGCCCATGTTTTAACTGGACTTACACCAATGCTAAGCAATGCTTCAGGACAGTTGTGGACAGCTGCTTATGTCAACGAAACAGGAGACCTTCCTGCTGATATTCTATCAAACATTGCAGCAGAGCAACGTGCCAAGGTAGTTTATGAATATCTCTACAGACAGATAACAGATAAAGGTGTAAGACGTACCATAGATTTTCTTTTAAACCGTGAGGAAGCTCATAACACTATGTTCAGAGAAGCCTTTAACAAAATTCAGGATACAGGCTCGCTTAAAGATTGGGGAATCACAAAGGATTCAAAACTTTACTTTAACCTTTCAACTCCGGGCAATCAGTTCTTTAATGCCGATAACCCACAGCCTGCAAGTTTTCAAAATCCTAATTCACAGCAGCCGCAGCAACATTAA
- a CDS encoding MFS transporter: MSNQSNNWKKNIILFLTSQTISLLGSSLVQYAIIWYITMSTQSGVMMTISIICGFVPTFFLSPFAGVWADRYNRKVLIMVSDSIIALATLIMAILFMTGYDSMWMLFAVLAIRALGTAVQTPTVGAYIPQIVPQENLTKVNGINGSIQALVMLASPMISGALMSVTTITLIFFIDVITAVIGIMVLLLFVHVPVHSKAVNNQSKGYFKDFHEGLIYTKNHRYLRTFFVFVALFLFLAAPASFLTPLQVTRTFGNDVWRLTAIEIVFSAGMTLGGIVMTSWGGFKNRAYTMAISTLVTGICTFVLGIVPVFWIYLVFMGIIGVSLPIFNIPSTVLLQEKVEEEYMGRVFGVLSMITSSTMPIGMLVFGPMADYIRIEWLLRVTGLLIVIIGIALYLNKILVEAGKPSTQI, translated from the coding sequence ATGAGCAATCAAAGCAATAATTGGAAGAAGAATATAATATTGTTTCTGACAAGTCAGACCATATCTTTATTGGGCTCATCTTTGGTTCAATATGCCATTATATGGTATATAACCATGAGTACACAGTCTGGTGTAATGATGACCATTTCCATTATATGTGGTTTTGTACCTACGTTTTTCCTTTCACCCTTTGCTGGTGTATGGGCAGACAGATATAACCGCAAAGTACTTATAATGGTATCTGATAGTATAATAGCACTGGCCACGCTTATTATGGCAATTTTATTTATGACCGGATACGACAGTATGTGGATGCTTTTTGCAGTACTTGCAATAAGGGCACTGGGAACTGCAGTTCAGACACCTACGGTAGGTGCTTATATACCTCAAATTGTGCCTCAGGAAAACCTCACAAAAGTAAATGGAATAAACGGCAGCATACAAGCATTGGTTATGCTTGCATCACCAATGATAAGTGGTGCATTAATGAGTGTTACAACAATAACTTTAATTTTCTTCATAGATGTAATTACAGCAGTTATTGGGATTATGGTTCTTCTGCTGTTTGTGCATGTTCCTGTACATTCTAAAGCTGTTAATAATCAATCCAAAGGTTACTTTAAAGATTTTCATGAAGGGCTAATATACACAAAAAACCACAGATATTTGAGAACGTTTTTTGTATTTGTAGCATTGTTTTTATTTTTAGCAGCACCGGCATCATTCTTGACACCCCTTCAGGTAACAAGGACTTTTGGAAACGATGTGTGGAGGCTTACAGCAATAGAAATTGTATTTTCTGCAGGTATGACCCTAGGAGGGATTGTAATGACATCATGGGGCGGCTTTAAAAATAGAGCCTACACCATGGCGATATCTACACTGGTAACGGGTATCTGTACCTTTGTCCTTGGAATAGTACCAGTCTTCTGGATATATCTTGTATTTATGGGTATTATAGGCGTTTCGTTGCCGATTTTTAATATTCCATCGACTGTATTGCTACAGGAAAAGGTTGAAGAGGAATATATGGGAAGGGTATTTGGAGTACTGTCCATGATAACCAGCTCAACGATGCCTATAGGTATGCTTGTGTTTGGCCCTATGGCAGATTATATAAGAATAGAATGGCTGCTGAGAGTTACGGGGCTGCTTATTGTGATTATTGGGATTGCACTATATTTAAACAAGATTCTTGTAGAAGCGGGAAAGCCAAGTACACAGATTTAA
- a CDS encoding UbiA family prenyltransferase: MVIGRFLNYVEIKTKITSTFAFLITMAYLFYIGSPVDWRLTLIFFASMFIFDMTTTAINNYIDSKTNHQSLGFKRKIALAIIFVMLGISTALGLYLAYLSDVVVLLIGAVCFMCGILYTFGPIPISRQPLGEIFSGLFYGLLIPFILLYINLPEDTLLKLSLNFTAINLQLNIMPLFTVVLLSVPPVCTTANIMLANNICDLERDITVKRFTLPYYLGKRKSVYLFAGLYYLGYLDIILMVVLGKLPWVCLLSLATVYPVQKNINQFFKVQDKAKTFIVSIKNYVLIMGALSLMIFIGGLSF; the protein is encoded by the coding sequence ATGGTGATTGGCAGATTCTTGAACTATGTTGAAATAAAGACTAAGATAACCAGTACATTTGCATTTCTTATTACAATGGCTTATTTATTCTATATAGGAAGTCCTGTTGACTGGCGGCTTACGTTGATATTTTTTGCATCAATGTTCATATTTGATATGACTACTACTGCAATAAATAACTATATAGATTCAAAGACCAATCATCAGTCACTTGGATTTAAAAGAAAAATTGCTCTGGCTATAATATTTGTCATGCTGGGTATAAGTACTGCACTGGGGTTATATCTTGCGTATCTCAGCGATGTGGTAGTACTGCTTATAGGCGCTGTTTGCTTCATGTGTGGTATTCTGTATACTTTCGGGCCTATACCAATATCAAGGCAGCCTTTGGGAGAGATTTTTTCAGGCTTATTTTATGGTTTGCTTATACCTTTTATACTTCTGTATATTAACCTTCCTGAGGATACTCTTTTGAAACTAAGCTTGAACTTTACAGCTATAAATCTGCAATTAAACATTATGCCTTTATTTACAGTAGTGCTGCTTTCAGTACCACCAGTATGTACTACAGCAAATATAATGCTGGCAAATAATATATGTGACCTTGAAAGGGATATTACGGTAAAGAGATTTACACTGCCCTACTATTTGGGTAAAAGAAAATCAGTTTATCTGTTTGCTGGGTTATATTATTTGGGGTATCTGGATATCATACTCATGGTTGTGCTAGGCAAGTTACCCTGGGTATGCCTACTTTCACTAGCAACTGTATATCCGGTACAGAAAAACATCAACCAGTTTTTCAAGGTACAGGATAAAGCAAAAACCTTTATTGTTTCCATAAAAAATTATGTACTTATAATGGGTGCTCTATCATTGATGATTTTTATAGGAGGATTGTCATTCTAA
- a CDS encoding FAD:protein FMN transferase: MKKLKKLIAIIIILTFSINLAACGDKKKTRYEAEFLVLFDTVTKIVAYTETKEEFTEYSQLIYDNLKEYHELYDIYHDYPGKNNIKTINDNAGKKPVKVDKRIIDLLLFSKEWYKKTDSKVNIAFGAVLKVWHNYRTEGLEDEENAKIPPIDILKKASQHTDINKVKIDEKNSTVFLEDPEMSLDVGAVGKGYATEQVSRIAEEKGFKSGLISVGGNIRSIGTKGVDNQLWNLGIQNPDSKSENSTLKLIYVEDKSVVSSGDYERYYTVNGKRYHHIIDPITLFPSEHFSAVTIVTHNSGMADVLSTAIFNMPFEQGKKLIDSLPDTEALWVAKDGKIKYSNDFSKYLNK, translated from the coding sequence ATGAAAAAGTTAAAAAAACTAATAGCCATAATAATTATACTGACATTTTCCATAAATCTTGCAGCATGCGGAGATAAAAAGAAAACCAGATATGAGGCAGAATTTCTTGTGTTGTTTGATACCGTAACAAAAATTGTTGCCTATACTGAAACCAAAGAAGAATTCACAGAGTATTCTCAGCTCATATATGATAACCTAAAAGAATATCATGAATTATATGATATATACCATGATTATCCCGGAAAAAACAATATTAAGACTATTAACGACAATGCAGGAAAAAAGCCTGTAAAGGTAGACAAAAGGATAATAGACCTGCTGCTTTTTTCAAAGGAATGGTATAAAAAAACTGACAGTAAAGTGAACATTGCATTCGGTGCTGTTTTAAAAGTATGGCATAATTACCGTACGGAAGGTTTGGAAGACGAAGAGAATGCTAAAATACCTCCAATAGATATATTAAAGAAAGCATCACAACACACGGATATAAATAAAGTTAAAATAGATGAAAAAAACTCTACAGTTTTTCTGGAAGACCCTGAAATGAGTCTGGATGTGGGAGCTGTTGGGAAAGGATACGCAACAGAGCAGGTTAGCCGCATTGCAGAGGAAAAAGGCTTTAAATCAGGGCTTATAAGCGTAGGCGGAAATATACGTTCAATTGGAACCAAGGGCGTTGACAACCAGCTGTGGAATCTGGGAATTCAAAATCCTGACTCCAAAAGCGAGAACTCAACTTTAAAACTAATTTACGTAGAAGATAAATCAGTTGTTTCAAGCGGAGATTATGAGAGATACTATACCGTAAACGGTAAAAGATATCATCATATTATAGACCCCATTACACTATTTCCATCTGAGCATTTTTCAGCAGTTACTATAGTTACCCATAATTCAGGCATGGCTGATGTATTATCTACTGCCATTTTCAATATGCCTTTTGAACAGGGGAAGAAATTGATTGATTCTTTGCCTGATACGGAGGCTCTGTGGGTTGCGAAAGACGGTAAAATAAAGTACAGCAATGATTTTAGTAAATATTTAAATAAATAG
- a CDS encoding NusG domain II-containing protein, giving the protein MKFAKKSDILVILIILISGGVLWAVYNNSFSKKTAKAEIYYKSQLIETIDLDKGKDKTFSIPQSDHVVFHLTADGRIRFEDSDCPDKICIKTGWLDKVGQTAACLPNEVFLKIVPKNNNRSDDDIDMIIGK; this is encoded by the coding sequence ATGAAATTTGCTAAAAAGTCCGACATCTTAGTAATATTAATAATTCTAATATCCGGAGGAGTCTTGTGGGCTGTGTATAACAACTCCTTTTCAAAAAAAACAGCAAAAGCAGAAATATATTATAAATCTCAACTAATTGAAACCATTGATTTGGATAAGGGCAAGGATAAAACCTTCAGTATACCCCAGAGTGACCATGTAGTATTTCATCTTACAGCCGATGGCAGGATACGCTTTGAAGATTCGGACTGCCCAGATAAGATTTGCATAAAGACAGGGTGGCTTGACAAAGTGGGGCAGACTGCTGCATGCCTTCCCAATGAGGTTTTTCTTAAAATAGTACCCAAAAATAACAACCGCAGTGATGATGATATAGATATGATAATAGGAAAATAG